The window AATAAACTATCAGAACGACATTAAATGCACAAGAAAAATGAGCAAAGATCTTGGCAGTAACAACTAAAATTCATCCAGCAGAATGAATAAACTAACTCGCTCCAGGAATACATGGACTAAAAGAGTACAAGATATACAAACTGTtgtacaatatgaaaagaagaccaCTTCATTGCATACTCACCCTAGCACGCATGGCGACAGCACGTCCCCGGCCAACTCCAAGAGCTGATCCCTTGCCCTTCACGAAGCCATTTTCAATTTAGAAACGtagaaagaacaagaagaagaacagcTTGCTGTTATGCAGCAAGATCAAAACAACGTATATATTACTCGAATTCTCGCATCCAAGCGCTTGAACATTGGCGCATTTTTCAGCATGTCAGGGATGACCATAAACCTGTAATAACAATCAAAATTTTGTTGATCCCAAGGAACCTGCAAGCAATGGAAACACAGCATACAACGGACAATCTTGGACCATCGTTCTACCTTACTTTGCTGCCTCTGATGAAAACATGCTCCAGTTGCGACACCTTCCCGTCCTGTGAAGAAGAAATCAAACTAGATAAGAACAAAAATAACCCTAAAGTGATGGCCACAAGCAACAGTTTAATTGGAGGGGTGCATCTTAATCTTAGCGCCAAACGACGGCGGTAGACCAAATCCTAATACTTCATCCGAGCGATaaacgaagaggaggaggacctTGGCGGTGTAAGTGATGTTCTCGAGCTGGCAGTTCCAGTTGTCCTCGCACTCGATCATGGAGCCACGGTAGAGCTCGCCGCTCTTGAGCTCCACCGTCACCACGTGCCCCGCCGCCTCGTGCAACAACTTCACCGGGATCCCTAGGCTCCGGCTCATCCTTCCTCCCTGGCTCGCTCTCTCGTGCTTCGCCTACTCGTCCACAGCTTGCCCTTCTCCTCTAGAGCGGTGGCCACAACGACCGCGCTCTGCCTTCTTAAACCCTAAAGGAAAACACTGCTGGGCCTATTGAACGGGCTTGAAAGAGGCCGGGCCCAGCACATTTAACTGTTTTTCTTTTAGACTTACAACAATCACACCTTTGAAGAATAATAACAAAATCATAAATCCTAAcaaaatacataaaaatattt of the Musa acuminata AAA Group cultivar baxijiao chromosome BXJ2-10, Cavendish_Baxijiao_AAA, whole genome shotgun sequence genome contains:
- the LOC135624513 gene encoding small nuclear ribonucleoprotein SmD3b-like, translated to MSRSLGIPVKLLHEAAGHVVTVELKSGELYRGSMIECEDNWNCQLENITYTAKDGKVSQLEHVFIRGSKVRFMVIPDMLKNAPMFKRLDARIRGKGSALGVGRGRAVAMRARAQAAGRGGAPTGRGVVPPIRR